In Erigeron canadensis isolate Cc75 chromosome 6, C_canadensis_v1, whole genome shotgun sequence, the following are encoded in one genomic region:
- the LOC122606079 gene encoding uncharacterized protein LOC122606079 encodes MEEIRQQDSGVYDWLRAIPASSWSRAHFSGRAKCDILLNNICESFNSRLVKGREKPIISCLEFVREYLMKRICVVQGVIDVSKGPLTPTATQILEVNKEAAEKYTVIFNGTNKYQVSGPWNDQCVVHMGERTCSCRKWELTGIPCKHAVATMNNMHKYGFEVGIPEDWVHTAYTLQTWNQVYSNKIAPIVGATYWPVSDSTIQILPPYHHTQVGRPKKKRKRGAFENNQPIVKGCKLSKAGRSITCGKCKQKGHNARNCRGQSENASQQRPRTQPSQPTEPHQTTQPSQPRATPSQASEAQQTNQASHQSQPTVPTHSIHMSQPTEPTHSTQPGSPPRRNKTESVRGPRPVVSPQGKRYMVTKNFSGNKVSKVSKKAAK; translated from the exons ATGGAGGAAATTAGGCAGCAAGATTCAGGGGTTTATGACTGGTTAAGAGCCATTCCAGCATCCTCATGGTCAAGAGCTCACTTTTCAG GAAGAGCAAAATGTGATATACTTTTGAACAACATATGTGAGTCATTCAATAGTAGGCTGGTCAAAGGTAGAGAGAAACCTATAATAAGTTGTTTGGAGTTTGTAAGGGAATATTTAATGAAAAGGATATGTGTGGTTCAAGGAGTCATAGATGTTAGTAAGGGTCCACTTACCCCAACTGCAACCCAAATTCTTGAGGTAAATAAGGAAGCAGCTGAAAAGTACACAGTCATCTTCAATGGCACAAATAAGTATCAAGTGTCTGGCCCATGGAATGATCAGTGTGTGGTCCATATGGGGGAAAGAACATGTTCTTGTAGGAAGTGGGAATTGACAGGCATACCTTGTAAGCATGCAGTGGCAACCATGAACAACATGCACAAGTATGGGTTTGAAGTAGGAATACCTGAGGACTGGGTACACACTGCATACACTCTTCAGACTTGGAACCAAGTTTATTCAAACAAGATTGCACCCATTGTTGGTGCTACTTACTGGCCTGTTAGTGACTCCACAATCCAAATATTGCCTCCTTACCACCACACTCAAGTTGGGAGGccaaagaagaagagaaaaagagGAGCATTTGAAAATAACCAACCAATTGTCAAGGGTTGTAAGTTGTCCAAGGCAGGAAGAAGCATTACTTGTGGAAAATGCAAACAAAAGGGTCATAATGCCAGGAATTGCAGAGGGCAATCAGAGAATGCAAGTCAACAAAG GCCAAGAACTCAACCAAGTCAACCAACAGAGCCACATCAAACAACTCAACCAAGCCAACCAAG GGCAACACCTAGTCAAGCTAGTGAGGCACAACAAACAAATCAAGCAAGCCACCAAAGTCAACCAACTGTACCTACACATTCAATTCATATGAGTCAACCGACTGAACCTACACATTCAACCCAGCCTGGCAGTCCACCAAGGAGGAACAAGACTGAATCAGTTAGGGGTCCAAGACCAGTTGTTAGCCCACAAGGAAAGAGGTACATGGTCACAAAAAATTTCTCAGGGAACAAAGTTTCAAAAGTTTCAAAGAAGGCAGCAAAGTGA